TCCAAAGCTCCTCTTTAGTGGGGTACGTTACCTTCTTCATCTCAGCAATTGTCTGCCGAACAAAGAGTGCAATGCGTTGGAAGATGTTGGGCTTCTTGTCAGCAGGGCGATCATCGCGCTTCCGCGTAGCACCGCTCTTCGTGCGGTCTTTAGGCGCGAGGGCGCCATCGGACTTCAGTTCCGGCAGGTTTTCACCATCACCCGGAAGACTTGCCGTCTGGCTCACGTGTATCTCCAGTGTTCGTCCAACTGTGGACTCCAAGGATAGCAATGGAATCCCCTACAGGGAGCAGGGCAGGCGAGACTCGAACTCGCAACCGCCGGTTTTGGAGACCGGTGCGCTACCAATTGCGCCACTGCCCTACGCACGCGACTGGGATCACCAGAAGCGGCCTGTCTGATTGTAATGATGCCTCCGCCCCCTGTCCAACGCGGCCCTAATAACGGAGCGAAATCACACCATTTTTTCCACTGCAGTGGAGCCGTTTCTGAAGTCGTGGTCCGAAATCTGTCACGTCCATCACCAAGGCGCTCATATTCTGGCACGCTAGTCCTATGAGCAAAAAGCCGATTCACCGCGTCTCTACGCGACTTGCAGCCATCACCCCTTCCGCGACCCTGGCCATCGACGCCAAAGGTAAAGCCCTCAAGGCTGCCGGCCAGCCGGTTATCAACTTTGCGCCCGGTGAGCCGAACTTTGATACCCCCGCCAACATTGTCGATGCTGCACTTGTCGCAACGAAGGACCCCACCTCGTACCGCTACACTCCCGGGAACGGACTCCTTGCGCTGCGTGAGGCCGTAGCTCAGAAGGTCGGCGTTTTCGGTGACGCGGTTCCCTCAGCAAACGACGTTCTCATCACCAACGGGGGC
This genomic stretch from Schaalia sp. JY-X169 harbors:
- the secE gene encoding preprotein translocase subunit SecE, with the protein product MSQTASLPGDGENLPELKSDGALAPKDRTKSGATRKRDDRPADKKPNIFQRIALFVRQTIAEMKKVTYPTKEELWTYFLVVIVFVALMMLFTGVIDLGSSELSKLVFG